Proteins from one Bacteroides zhangwenhongii genomic window:
- the hepC gene encoding heparin-sulfate lyase HepC: MKNIFFICVFSLIAFTGCTDDDELYKNSGKDSAEEETSFPNEEIDQRLFEVINLDYPGLEQVKNWYETGNYYSASKALLEYYRGRIGIINPYVSLNSITTKQARYAELALAENNYRFYVNDNYVEEKDLGNGKEKVPYSLKSGKEINWEFIPKDADNEYRKQLHRHNWIPFQAMAYQKTQDEAYMLGWKDVYSDWVSKFPKTETVVDEFAWWQLQVSTRLMGQAQAFEYFKFSSNFTPQWLSFFLVHFSEHADFLLKNRYKDENNILFSQIISMVFAGTLFPEFKDAPQWQAEGCRIINEQLEKQFLPDGMLSDLSLHYHIGILDELYNLKRLIQENHLPENLLTSKLDQILEKATEIVMHFTYPNYFEASSNDYCTSAFNDSWMKTESVLEKNFKKYAEMFPNNQELAWMATRGGQGHAPSAGIKVFENSGHYILRNGWDKTSTMLIHSNNYSNEKMDIWSHNQPDNGTFELYHNGRNFFPDSGVSSYVGTGTPNNIRSWFRQTKSHNTMILSNKEAEDNDEPNAKRYGDEDIKNTLGKLIRKGETNQYQFIATENQGYDNFTHRRSIFFVTPKEKPFFVIVDEGIGTATGFSKLYFHLCDDKTEESVSLDTDNYGAHTTFDDNNNLFIRSFGNVNITQNEVKGYISYDTKGKFLARKAYSLVMKKTADRPVRYITVIYPISNETPDISATFTDIEESIEDAVKLEVTVNDQTYELGYTK, from the coding sequence ATGAAGAACATCTTCTTTATTTGCGTGTTCTCACTGATTGCATTTACAGGATGCACAGATGACGACGAACTCTACAAAAACAGTGGAAAAGATTCTGCCGAGGAGGAAACTAGTTTCCCTAACGAAGAAATTGATCAACGTTTATTTGAAGTTATCAATTTAGATTATCCTGGCTTGGAGCAAGTAAAAAATTGGTATGAAACTGGTAACTATTACTCTGCATCCAAAGCTCTACTCGAATATTATAGAGGTAGAATTGGCATCATTAACCCTTATGTATCCTTAAACTCTATTACAACAAAGCAAGCAAGATATGCAGAATTAGCATTAGCAGAAAATAATTATCGTTTTTATGTTAATGATAATTATGTAGAAGAAAAAGATCTTGGAAATGGTAAAGAAAAAGTTCCCTATAGCTTAAAGTCAGGAAAAGAGATCAATTGGGAATTTATTCCTAAAGATGCTGATAACGAATATCGCAAGCAGTTGCATCGACACAATTGGATTCCATTTCAGGCTATGGCATATCAAAAAACCCAAGATGAAGCATATATGTTGGGATGGAAAGATGTATATTCAGATTGGGTATCCAAATTCCCAAAAACAGAAACCGTTGTAGATGAATTTGCATGGTGGCAATTACAAGTATCCACACGTCTAATGGGGCAAGCACAAGCATTTGAATATTTCAAGTTTTCATCCAATTTCACACCCCAATGGCTTTCTTTCTTTTTAGTTCACTTCTCAGAACATGCCGATTTTTTACTAAAAAACCGCTATAAAGATGAAAACAATATTCTATTTAGCCAAATAATCTCAATGGTATTTGCCGGAACTTTATTTCCTGAATTTAAGGATGCTCCTCAATGGCAAGCAGAAGGTTGTAGAATCATTAATGAGCAACTTGAAAAACAATTCTTACCGGACGGAATGCTTAGTGACCTTTCTTTGCATTACCATATAGGTATATTAGACGAACTTTATAACCTTAAAAGACTTATCCAGGAGAATCATCTACCGGAAAACTTACTCACTTCTAAACTTGACCAAATTTTAGAGAAAGCAACTGAAATAGTTATGCATTTTACCTATCCCAATTATTTTGAGGCAAGCAGTAATGACTATTGCACATCGGCATTCAATGATTCGTGGATGAAAACAGAAAGTGTATTAGAGAAAAACTTTAAGAAATACGCTGAAATGTTCCCCAATAATCAAGAATTAGCGTGGATGGCAACTCGTGGTGGACAAGGACATGCACCAAGCGCAGGAATAAAAGTTTTCGAGAACTCCGGACACTATATTCTACGAAATGGATGGGATAAAACTTCAACTATGCTAATACATAGTAATAACTATTCAAATGAAAAGATGGATATATGGAGTCACAATCAACCGGATAACGGAACATTTGAATTATATCATAATGGGCGTAACTTTTTCCCTGATTCCGGAGTATCTTCTTATGTAGGTACTGGAACTCCTAATAATATTCGCAGTTGGTTCCGTCAAACAAAATCGCATAACACAATGATTCTAAGCAATAAAGAAGCAGAAGACAATGATGAACCTAATGCAAAAAGATATGGAGATGAAGATATCAAAAACACCTTAGGTAAATTAATTCGTAAAGGTGAAACTAATCAATATCAGTTTATTGCTACTGAAAATCAAGGATACGATAACTTTACTCATAGACGTTCCATCTTCTTTGTCACACCCAAAGAAAAGCCATTCTTTGTAATAGTAGATGAAGGTATAGGAACAGCAACTGGATTCAGCAAACTATATTTCCACCTCTGTGATGATAAAACGGAAGAATCTGTTTCCTTAGATACAGATAACTACGGAGCACATACAACATTCGATGATAATAACAACTTATTCATACGTAGCTTTGGAAATGTAAATATCACACAGAATGAAGTTAAGGGATATATTTCTTACGATACCAAAGGGAAATTCCTTGCCCGTAAAGCCTATTCACTCGTAATGAAAAAAACAGCAGATAGACCAGTACGTTATATAACCGTTATATATCCCATTTCAAACGAAACACCTGACATCTCAGCTACATTCACAGATATTGAGGAATCTATTGAAGATGCTGTAAAATTAGAGGTTACGGTAAATGATCAGACATATGAATTAGGATACACTAAATAA
- a CDS encoding surface glycan-binding family protein has product MSLRKLTFSFLAILIVTVSPLFYASCSDTETTDSSNFALYYTGLTNIAPSMTGTISKPTYKGSAPSDFTITGITLNNEVYTGNCFQIDSETGVISVQNTENATKGHYKISISCVSGGTRYEYKDIVIVKLLASAPKSVIITPKLIQADYGDIINKNSEIDMPIAQITTTGEEHISISSYTVSDVFKITNENTEEPVYELVTTEGIKECFSISQEGEFTIVQDEKSKILEPGALYAVSILLSTRTNEYLLDEKNSINIKVTSKPLNFFYDPAEGELEEESTATPEGTTFESVLPTYQGATDGLKFSIYTIEPAIEQEVIKINENTGKLYVEAGHGLQKGTTYKISVCARNMYNEEGEIGTVIENAYSLKTVAFIAKFDQFYYENETNTIERMELGPSYTIEPTIVGGGENIKYTLIECEPELQKNIEFNTTTGAITMKEGNKLVINDEGKDSYTMKVKVANSKYEKEANITFKLTQNIDRITYIHCGNNLDTNGNALPGIQYENQFRFNSENDMNKTFTIKTNAYPNAKITFKYEKLSTSVNANISNNEITFSGWKGDAATSNIGIITATVNDKTELKVPVFFHFNNWTKYNQDNVKIEYYPFVLHVNPHKGGISTSPKIILKGEPDSELSGDVRKKFLLEYRRNFNYYNFGGNHTNGIPYDKNDPNKISPFMAHLWQACGQKNNANKPPMAFFTNSGYKDNSSQSLGYVINYNPNTIEYKNHEHSVNIIKDMWKDSEGYANGFMAAEMTFCTDGIIGNVNGGGKATPLIIWFDENYEE; this is encoded by the coding sequence ATGAGTCTAAGAAAATTAACATTTAGTTTTTTGGCGATTCTAATAGTTACAGTTTCACCGCTGTTCTATGCTTCTTGTTCTGATACAGAAACAACAGACTCGTCCAACTTCGCACTTTATTATACAGGATTGACCAACATAGCTCCGTCTATGACCGGAACAATCAGTAAACCTACATACAAAGGTAGTGCCCCTTCTGATTTTACAATTACCGGTATCACACTTAACAATGAAGTGTATACAGGAAATTGTTTTCAGATTGATTCTGAAACTGGAGTAATTTCTGTGCAAAACACAGAAAACGCAACTAAAGGACATTACAAAATCTCCATCTCGTGCGTATCTGGAGGGACTCGATATGAATATAAAGATATTGTAATTGTTAAATTATTAGCATCCGCTCCCAAAAGCGTAATAATCACTCCTAAATTAATACAGGCTGATTACGGAGATATCATCAATAAAAATAGTGAAATTGATATGCCTATAGCCCAAATAACAACAACTGGTGAAGAACATATCTCCATCAGTTCATACACAGTTTCTGATGTATTCAAAATCACCAATGAGAATACAGAAGAACCTGTTTACGAATTAGTAACAACAGAAGGTATTAAAGAATGTTTCAGTATCTCTCAAGAAGGAGAATTCACTATTGTACAAGATGAAAAATCAAAAATTTTAGAACCAGGTGCTTTATATGCAGTTAGTATTCTATTATCAACCCGTACAAATGAATATTTGTTGGATGAGAAAAATAGTATTAACATTAAAGTAACATCTAAACCACTTAATTTCTTCTATGATCCCGCAGAAGGAGAATTAGAAGAAGAAAGTACAGCTACGCCAGAAGGAACAACTTTCGAATCGGTACTTCCAACATATCAGGGAGCCACAGATGGATTAAAATTTAGCATTTATACAATCGAACCTGCCATCGAACAAGAAGTTATTAAAATTAATGAAAATACAGGTAAACTATATGTAGAAGCTGGACATGGATTACAAAAAGGAACAACCTATAAGATTAGTGTATGTGCAAGAAATATGTACAATGAAGAAGGAGAGATAGGAACAGTTATTGAAAATGCCTATTCTTTAAAAACAGTAGCATTTATCGCAAAATTTGATCAATTTTATTATGAAAATGAAACAAATACAATTGAAAGAATGGAACTTGGTCCATCATACACTATAGAGCCAACTATAGTCGGTGGAGGTGAAAACATTAAATATACACTTATTGAATGTGAACCAGAGTTACAAAAAAACATTGAATTTAATACAACGACAGGCGCTATCACTATGAAAGAGGGAAATAAATTAGTGATAAATGATGAGGGTAAAGACTCTTATACGATGAAAGTCAAAGTTGCTAACTCAAAATATGAAAAAGAAGCCAATATAACTTTCAAACTAACTCAAAATATAGATAGGATTACATACATTCATTGTGGTAATAATTTAGATACAAACGGTAATGCATTACCGGGTATTCAATACGAAAATCAATTTAGATTCAATAGTGAAAATGATATGAATAAAACTTTCACTATAAAAACCAATGCTTATCCTAATGCTAAGATTACATTTAAATACGAAAAACTTTCTACATCAGTAAATGCGAATATTTCTAATAATGAAATTACATTCTCTGGTTGGAAAGGAGATGCAGCCACATCCAATATCGGAATTATCACTGCAACAGTGAATGATAAGACAGAACTTAAAGTCCCTGTTTTCTTCCATTTCAACAATTGGACAAAATACAATCAAGATAATGTCAAAATCGAATATTATCCCTTTGTGTTACACGTTAATCCACATAAAGGAGGAATATCAACATCTCCTAAAATAATCCTTAAAGGAGAACCTGACAGTGAACTTTCAGGTGATGTACGTAAGAAGTTCTTATTGGAATATCGTAGAAACTTCAACTACTACAATTTTGGAGGCAATCATACTAATGGCATACCTTATGACAAAAACGACCCCAATAAAATCTCACCATTCATGGCTCATTTATGGCAAGCTTGTGGACAAAAAAATAATGCAAACAAACCACCGATGGCATTTTTCACAAACAGTGGCTACAAAGATAATAGTTCTCAATCCTTAGGTTATGTAATTAATTACAATCCGAATACTATAGAATACAAAAACCATGAACATTCAGTGAATATCATTAAAGATATGTGGAAAGATAGCGAGGGATACGCTAATGGATTTATGGCAGCAGAAATGACTTTCTGTACTGATGGTATAATAGGAAATGTTAACGGTGGGGGTAAAGCAACACCACTAATCATTTGGTTCGATGAAAATTACGAAGAGTAA
- a CDS encoding SusC/RagA family TonB-linked outer membrane protein, producing the protein MHNIITKTISHRGFITLLALVMSISLYAQNLVKGTVVDETDLPLIGATVLIKGNSGGTITDIDGNYSINAQKGNIIVVSYIGYKTQEVKYTGQQRVNIKMVPDNQALDEVVVVGYGSMKRSDLTGSVASVAAKDVAGFQSSSVIGALGGQIAGVQITQSDGGPGSGFNINIRGVGTMTGDASPLLIVDGFEVDNIDNIANSDIESMEFLKDASSSAIYGARAANGVVMITTKSGKIGRPTVTYNGSASYRKITKKLDLLNPYEFVKLQGEINEKYPDTYYKVGNDDDGIPYRYQSLEDYIGQSGVDWQDETFNPTWSQDHNLSITGGDEKTTYSLLFTRYNENGIFNNSGFDRTTAKFRLKQKLTKKLSFDATMNYAQTNRRGVGTTADSGRFNMLAQILSARPTGGLKLTDEELLASAIDPVMLEDGSSLAQVNPVRQTESVTNKKRAEMWSANVSLNWEIIKGLTFRTAATYNTTNNRIDKFYKDGSKEAFRNGQKPYGDTQMGRDLRWTNSNQLTWKQKINKKNSYDIMLGHEIAYRSSEYLLGQAMDFPVDYLGNNNLGLGATPSKVVTDFGDKKLLSFFARGNYNYDNRYLLTATVRADGSTVFSKKNKWGFFPSFSAAWRVSEEAFMKDIEWVSNFKVRFGWGIVGNDRISNYLSLDLYQNNRYGVGNSLVTVLTPKQIKNQDLKWEGSSSVNLGVDLGFFDNRLNFTADFFIKNTKDLLLAQELAHVTGHSTQYQNIGKIQNRGIELNLSSTNIQTKSFTWNTNFNISFIRNELKSLESGANYKTTRSGFDGNFTQDDYIAIVGSSLGLIYGYEFDGIYQSSDFYIDGYTDANNPKYILKEGVVNNTRYTDADGLRPGVVKYKDQNGDGIITSEDRTVIGNALPKWYGGITNTFNYRGIDLSFMFQFNYGNDIYNATRLYATQTRNGRRNMMAEVADRWSETNASNKVPSVKGYITNDVYSRFVEDGSFLRLKNVTLGYTLPHKWTKKFYVSKLRVYASGQNLFCINGYSGYDPEVSTAGSNPMTPGLDWGAYPKSRVFTFGIDLQF; encoded by the coding sequence ATGCACAATATAATAACCAAAACAATTAGCCATAGAGGGTTCATCACCCTCTTGGCTCTGGTCATGTCAATTAGTCTGTATGCCCAGAATTTAGTTAAAGGAACAGTTGTAGATGAAACTGATCTTCCGTTAATTGGAGCAACTGTTTTAATAAAAGGAAATAGTGGAGGAACAATTACTGATATTGATGGTAATTATTCTATCAATGCCCAAAAAGGAAATATCATTGTGGTTTCCTATATCGGATATAAAACACAGGAAGTGAAATATACCGGTCAGCAAAGAGTAAACATAAAAATGGTACCAGATAATCAAGCATTAGATGAAGTAGTTGTAGTAGGTTACGGCTCTATGAAACGTAGTGACTTGACTGGTTCTGTTGCTTCGGTAGCAGCAAAAGATGTTGCAGGTTTCCAAAGTAGTTCTGTCATTGGAGCTTTAGGAGGTCAAATTGCCGGTGTACAAATCACTCAATCTGATGGTGGTCCTGGTTCCGGTTTCAATATCAATATTCGTGGTGTCGGTACAATGACCGGAGATGCTTCTCCTCTACTCATTGTAGATGGATTCGAAGTAGATAATATTGATAATATTGCCAACTCAGATATTGAGTCTATGGAATTTTTGAAAGATGCTTCTTCTTCTGCTATTTATGGTGCACGTGCAGCTAATGGTGTTGTAATGATCACTACTAAATCAGGAAAAATCGGAAGACCCACAGTTACATATAACGGTTCTGCCAGCTATCGTAAAATTACTAAAAAGCTAGACCTCCTCAACCCTTATGAATTTGTAAAATTACAAGGGGAAATTAATGAGAAGTATCCGGATACATATTATAAAGTGGGAAATGATGATGATGGTATTCCATATCGTTATCAATCATTAGAAGATTATATCGGTCAAAGCGGAGTAGATTGGCAGGATGAAACATTCAATCCTACTTGGTCACAAGATCATAACCTTTCAATCACAGGTGGAGACGAAAAAACCACATACTCTCTTTTGTTCACACGTTACAATGAAAACGGTATTTTCAACAACAGTGGATTTGACAGAACAACAGCTAAGTTTCGTTTAAAACAAAAACTTACCAAGAAACTATCGTTTGATGCAACTATGAACTACGCACAAACAAATAGAAGAGGAGTTGGAACAACAGCAGACAGCGGACGTTTTAATATGTTGGCACAAATTTTAAGTGCACGTCCTACCGGTGGTCTTAAATTGACAGATGAAGAATTACTAGCTTCTGCAATCGACCCGGTAATGCTAGAAGATGGAAGTAGTTTAGCGCAAGTAAACCCTGTAAGACAAACAGAATCTGTAACCAATAAAAAAAGAGCTGAAATGTGGTCAGCTAATGTTTCCTTAAACTGGGAGATTATTAAAGGACTGACTTTCAGAACAGCAGCCACTTATAACACAACAAACAATCGTATAGACAAATTCTATAAAGACGGTTCGAAGGAAGCATTCCGTAATGGACAAAAGCCTTATGGAGATACTCAAATGGGACGCGATTTGCGTTGGACAAATTCTAACCAATTGACATGGAAGCAAAAAATCAACAAGAAAAACAGCTATGACATCATGCTAGGACATGAAATTGCTTACCGTAGCAGCGAATATCTATTAGGACAGGCAATGGACTTTCCCGTTGATTATTTAGGTAATAACAATTTAGGACTGGGGGCTACCCCAAGCAAAGTCGTTACGGACTTTGGCGACAAAAAGTTATTGTCTTTCTTTGCACGTGGTAATTACAACTATGACAATCGCTACTTACTAACAGCTACAGTACGTGCTGATGGTTCTACAGTATTTTCAAAGAAAAACAAATGGGGTTTCTTCCCTTCATTCTCTGCTGCATGGCGTGTATCAGAAGAAGCCTTTATGAAAGATATCGAATGGGTGTCTAATTTCAAAGTACGCTTTGGATGGGGTATCGTTGGTAACGACCGAATCTCTAATTATCTCTCACTTGATTTGTATCAAAACAACAGATATGGCGTTGGTAACAGTTTAGTAACTGTACTTACTCCTAAACAAATTAAGAATCAAGATTTGAAATGGGAAGGTTCATCAAGTGTCAATTTAGGAGTAGACTTAGGTTTCTTTGATAACCGTTTAAACTTTACAGCAGATTTCTTCATCAAAAACACAAAAGATTTGCTGTTAGCTCAAGAATTAGCACATGTCACCGGACATAGTACTCAATATCAAAATATTGGAAAAATACAAAACCGTGGTATAGAGTTAAATCTTAGCAGTACTAACATTCAGACGAAATCATTCACATGGAATACCAATTTCAATATTTCCTTCATTCGTAATGAACTAAAGTCATTAGAATCCGGTGCTAATTATAAAACAACTCGTTCCGGTTTTGACGGAAACTTTACACAAGATGATTATATAGCTATTGTGGGTTCATCATTAGGCTTGATTTACGGGTATGAATTTGATGGTATCTACCAAAGTTCTGACTTTTACATAGATGGATATACAGACGCGAACAATCCTAAATATATTTTAAAGGAAGGAGTAGTAAATAACACTCGCTATACTGATGCAGATGGTTTACGTCCTGGCGTTGTAAAATATAAAGATCAGAATGGTGATGGCATTATTACTTCGGAAGACCGTACAGTAATAGGTAACGCACTTCCTAAATGGTATGGTGGTATTACAAATACATTCAACTATAGAGGAATAGATTTAAGTTTCATGTTCCAGTTCAATTATGGGAATGACATCTATAATGCTACACGTTTGTATGCCACACAAACTAGAAATGGCCGTAGAAACATGATGGCAGAAGTAGCCGATCGTTGGAGTGAAACAAATGCATCTAATAAAGTACCTTCGGTTAAAGGTTATATAACAAATGATGTATATTCTCGTTTTGTAGAAGATGGTTCCTTCTTACGTTTGAAGAATGTTACTCTCGGATACACGTTACCGCATAAATGGACTAAGAAATTTTATGTATCTAAATTACGTGTTTACGCCAGTGGACAGAATCTATTCTGCATCAATGGATACAGTGGATATGATCCGGAAGTTAGTACGGCAGGAAGTAATCCTATGACACCAGGTTTAGACTG